AACATCGGTCCGAACCTGGCCATCGACGAGTCTTCGCTCAGCTGCGGCGAGCTCTATACCTTTGTCACCAACCGTGACGCTCACGGCGGGAAGGGCGCGCTTGTTGCGGCGATACGTGGTACCAGGGCTGAAACGGTCATTGCAGTTCTTGAGAAGATATCTTCTGCCAGACGAAAGACGGTAAGAGAGATAACGCTCGACCTTTCGTCATCCATGATGCTCATAGCCCGTCGGTCATTCCCCAAAGCCATCGTGACCAACGACCGTTTTCATGTCCATAAACTCTACTACGATGCCATAGACGAGCTGCGGATATCTCTGCGGTGGATGGCAAGGGATATTGAAAACGAAGAGATTGCACGCTGTCGCAGGGAGGGCATTCCGTATGTTCCTTACCGTTATGCCAACGGCGACACCCGGAAACAGCTCCTTGCACGTGCCAAATACATTCTGACAAAACATGCCTCCAAATGGACGAAGTCCCAGCAATGGAGAGCCGACATCATTTTTGAATTTTATCCCGAGCTGAAACACGCGTATGATCTTGCCATGGACCTCACCCGCATATTCAACCAAAAAGTTGATAAGGACACTGCCCGGCTGAATCTTGCCCGATGGTACGACAAAGTGGAGAAAATGGCCGGAGGCCAATTCCGCACTGTTACAGAAACATTCCGCAACCACTATGACACAATCCTGAATTACTTTGTCAACCGTTCCACCAATGCCGGCGCTGAATCTTTCAACGCAAAAGTCAAGGCATTCAGAAGTCAATTCCGAGGCGTTACTGATATCCCATTCTTTCTGTTCAGACTCTCCAAGCTATGCGCCTAAAAAGAATCTCACACTCGGGTAGTTTTTTAACACTTCAACCTGTTTTTTACATTGACCCGTAAAAAAGAGGTGTGTCAAAAGCTTTTTTCTAACACACCTCTTTTTAGTTTTATAGAGATTTAGTTTTTTACTTGATTCTCTTGTATCCATACACAGCCAAGTCACCGAGTTCTTCTTCGATGCGGAGCAGCTGGTTATATTTAGCCATACGATCCGAGCGGCTTAAAGAACCTGTCTTGATTTGTCCGCTGTTAGTAGCTACTGCGATATCAGCGATAGTAGCATCTTCTGTTTCACCTGAACGGTGAGAAGTAACAGTGGTGTATCCATGACGGTGAGCCATTTCGATAGCATTCAATGTTTCGGTCAACGAACCGATTTGGTTTACTTTAATCAGGATAGAGTTGGCACAGCCTTTTTCGATACCCATGGCAAGGAAGTCTACGTTAGTTACGAACAAGTCGTCACCTACCAACTGGCAGCGGTTACCGATGCGTTCTGTTAATTTCTTCCAGCCTTCCCAGTCGTTTTCGCTCATACCGTCTTCGATAGAGTCGATAGGGAACTTGTTAATCAGTTCTTCCAGATAGTTGATTTGTTCTTCAGCGGTACGTTTCTTGCCTTTTTCGCCTTCAAACTTGGTATAATCATAAATACCATCGTGGTAGAATTCAGAAGAAGCGCAGTCCATACCGATCATTACATCTTTGCCCGGTTCGTAGCCTGCGGCCTTGATAGCGGCAAGGATCGAGTTCAGAGCATCTTCGGTACCTTCGAGGTTCGGAGCGAAACCTCCTTCATCACCTACGGCAGTACTCAGACCACGGTCTTTCAAAACCTTCTTCAAGGCATGGAATACTTCAGCACCCATCCGCAGACCTTCTCTGAAAGAAGGAGCACCGACAGGACGAATCATAAATTCCTGGAAGGCGATAGGAGCATCGCTATGTGAGCCACCGTTGATGATGTTCATCATCGGTACAGGCATTACATACGTATTTGTTCCACCGATGTAACGGTATAGAGGAAGATCCAAGTAGTTGGCGGCAGCTTTGGCTACGGCAAGAGATACACCGAGAATAGCGTTGGCACCTAAATTGGATTTAGTCTTAGTGCCGTCTAATGCCAGCATTGTGTAGTCGATACCTCTCTGATTGAGCGAAGACATACCAACCAGTTTCGGAGCGATGATTTTATTTACATTGTCAACCGCTTTTTGTACTCCTTTTCCACCATAGCGTTTTTTATCACCATCGCGAAGCTCCAATGCTTCATGTTCACCTGTGGAAGCACCGGACGGTACAGATGCACGTCCTGTGATGCCGGATTCCAATACTACGTCAACCTCTACTGTGGGATTACCTCTTGAATCGAGAATTTCTCGAGCTACAATTTTTTCAATTTTCATCGTTTCTATTGTTTTTGAATAAGATTTCTGCAAAAGTACGGACTTGACAGGGAGTGAGAAATCACTATAAATAGGTATTCTTTTTGAACCTATTCCCTATATGTCGTTAGTCCGACCTTATACTATAACAATGGGACGATGTTTTTTGTTTGAGTGTGGCGGGGTGAATTTGCAGGATTTTAATCTTCGATAATAACCCCTAACAGTGGAAGCAAATCCATAGCCTGCAAGGAGGTGATGATGGCCCCTTTCAGATCGCTGATGTTAAGCGTGATTCCGCTGATGCGGGAAGTGCGCAAATCTATTCCGCGGAGCGAAGCATGTGAGAAATCGGCTTCTACAAGGTCGCAACCGTCAAAAGCGACAGATGAAAAACGACAGTCGTTTAGAGTCCCGTTGCGGAGCAGGCTGTGTGCGAAACGTACCTGATTCATTTTACTCATGGCGAGGTTGATGTAACCGGCGTTGCAGTCGTGCAGCAGGACATGATTCATTGTTGTTTCAGATAAATTGGTACCCAATAGTTTGCAGGAAATGAATTCTACCCGGTAGAGGGAACTTTCAGCGAAAGAGATGTTGGATAAATCACAGTTTTCGAACCTGACATCCGTCAGTTGGGAAGAACGGAATTTACATTCGCTGAATGTCTGATTTTGGAAAGTGCAGTTCTTGAAACTTTTATAAGATTTGTCGATGCCTTCTTCTTTTCCTTTGCAGAATAAAAGATGAGAGACGGTTTCTTCTCTGTCGAGCCATTCCCGCAGGGGAGTCGTGCTGACTTCCTGTTCCTCCATCATGGGAGGAACTACTCGGACGGGTTTGATTGGGTTTCTTTTCATCATGCCTTTCCCACATATCCGCCGGCTACCACAGCGGCCAATCCTATACCTATACTTATTAATGTATATAGAATAAATGCTCCGTAAAATTCTCCTTTCAATAGAGCTACACCGTCGTTGGAGAATGTGGAGAAAGTGGTGAATCCTCCGCATATACCTGTTGTCAGAAACAAACGGGCTTCGAGTGGAAGATGAAATCGTTCTGAAAGAGCATAAAACAGGCCGATAAGAAAACTACCGAGGAGATTGACGGTGAAAGTAGCCCATGGAAAATGGTAGGGGACAATCCGTTCGTGCATTAACAACTGAATGAGATAACGCAATGCACTGCCTGTGCCTCCACCGATAAAGATATAGATAATTTCTTTACTCATTTGATTGAAAGGTTGATATTATTTGTAGGCGGCTTCGAAATCCTTTTCGAATTGCTCGAAACCTCCGGGATAAACGAGGCTTATTTGTTCAGAAACGGTTGACGAATCATTTTTGTTTTGCAGAGCGGATATGAACTTTTTCAAAATCTCCCGGGGAACGCTCTCTATCCAGAATGTAACGAGCGCATGCGAAAGAATGTAAGAGTATTGCTCGTCCGTCATTTGCTGCTTCATGAATTTGCCTTGGCTACTATTTAAAAATGTAGGTAGGTTTACTTCTCCCAGCATGTACATCGTCCGGACCCTCCCTTGTTCGTATTCGGTAAACGTGTGGCGCACTCCTTTTTTGCCAATGGTGCAATGCTCGAAGTATTCCGACAACCCTTCATTGAGCCAGCTTGGAGGACGTTTGCCGAGAATCTGTGAAACAAAGTGATGACTAAGTTCGTGATAGATGACGGCAAGACTTCTTTCCCGTCCTTTCTCCCGTCCCAGAATGATTGCCTTTTGATGTTTGGGCGAATACATGCCGCTTGCCTTAATAGGTAAAGACACGTTTATGCTTTCTAAGTAATCCATTGCCGCTCTTTTAGTTTCAAATACATATAGTTGAAGACTAAGCGTATCGGGCAGTCCGAATTGTGAATAGAAATTAACCTCATATTGAAGGAACTGTTCAATTTTCTGCCGGTCTTTGTCGGGAAGTGGATCGCCGCCATATTCCACTTTTACGGTTTGCGCACGTAGCAGACTGCAGAAAAAGAAGACCGGGAAGAAAAGGAAAAATATGCGCATGATACGTCTGTTATTTCAGGTTGTGTTGTTTCATATATTTCTTTTTGTCGCGTTTATTCATGTCCTGCATGATAAGGGCATGGTCAATCACGGCCTGATAGATTGTTTTCTCTTCCGGTTTCACGTCTCCTTCTGATGTGCGGAATACGGGTACAAAGTGAGAGTAAGGATATCCGGAAGATAATCCTCCCTTGAATTTATTCTCATCTAAAAAGAAGAAAGAGATGGAAGCACCTGTGGGGCCGGCTTTTCCGATGGCTTGCCCAACTTGTATTTCTTCACCCGGTTCGATAAAATTCTCGCTCATCACCAAGTAAGCGGCAAAAGTCTGATCGGGATGATAGATGAGCAACTGTCGCGGATTTGTTGTTTTACAGGCAATCCCGCTGCGGGTAGCATAGATGGTGTCACCCTGTTTGATGTGAAAGTTCAATGTCTTGAACGGTTCGCGCGGATCGGTTTTCCAAGCTGTCTTTTGATTGTCTTTTACTGGCAAAGCGTATGCTGTCTGAATATTGAAATCTTTAGGAAACCTGCCGCGGTAGAACATATAAGAAGAAGCGCTTTTAAACGGATTGTCGACCTGTGCGTTTTTCTCTATTTTGAATACAGTGTTTTTCCCGTGACTTAAATTATAAGAACGGTCATTGGCCCGATACAGGTAATAGTCACAATAGTCTTCGTTATAATAATTGAGTTCCGTAGCTCCCTGTGCGTCTTTTTCCCATTTTGATTCGATGATACCATAGGGGCGTTCCATTAACTTTCGTATAGACTGGGCGGAAGTATAGCTGGCGGACAGTGTGAAAATCAACAGGGAGATGAATTTAAGGTGTTGTGTCATACTTCTAAATAGTAAAATGTTTATTGATGTGATTGAGATAATAATCTGCAAATATAGAAAGATTATGCAATATTCATATTTAATCCTTTTAATTTATTCACCATAGACACTATATTTTTCTCAGCCTTTGGATTTATTATCTGCTTTATTCTTAAACGTTTATCCCGTTTTTGATTTTGTATTCCTCTATATTTTCTTTATAAAGGAAAACACTACTTGGATTTCCGGTCTATCTTTGCCATACGATTATTAACTAACTCATTTATATCATGAAGAACATGAAAATAGGAACCGCAATAGGGCTTTGCTTGTTGCTCTCTTTTTTCTTCGGCACATCAGCTAAAGCCGAAAGTATCACTTCTCCTGACGGACAATTAAAACTTAATTTCTCTGTCAATACGCAAGGAGAACCGGTGTACGAACTCTCTTATAAAGGAAAAGAAGTAATTAAACCTTCGAAACTGGGATTGGAATTAAAGAATGATTCGGGACTGATGAACGGATTCACGCTGATCGATACAAAAACTGCTACTTTTGACGAAACATGGCAACCTGTGTGGGGAGAGGTGAAATCCATCCGCAACCATTATAATGAAATGGCTGTCACCTTGAATCAAAAGGCACAAGAGCGTAATCTGATTATTTGTTTTCGTCTTTATAATGATGGTTTGGGATTTCGTTATGAATTTCCACAGCAGAAAAATCTGAATTACTTCGTTATCAAAGAAGAACATTCCCAATTTGCTATGGCTGGCGATCATACGGCCTTCTGGATTCCCGGCGATTATGATACACAGGAATATGACTATACCGAATCCAAACTTTCAGAAATTCGCGGATTATTGCAAGGGGCAATCACTGGAAATGCTTCTCAAACACCTTTCTCTCCGACAGGTGTACAAACTTCCCTGCAAATGAAAACGGCTGACGGATTGTATATCAATCTGCATGAAGCCGCTTTGATCGACTATTCTTGTATGCATCTGAATCTGGACGATCAGAACCTGATTTTTGAATCATGGCTGACTCCTGATGCGAAAGGGGATAAGGGGTATATGCAGACTCCCTGCCATTCACCCTGGCGTACGGTGATTGTAAGTGATGATGCCCGTGATATTCTGGCTTCCAAATTGACTTTGAATCTGAATGAGCCTTGCGCTTATGAAGATGTTTCCTGGATTAAGCCGGTGAAATATATCGGAGTGTGGTGGGAAATGATTACCGGAAAAGGTTCTTGGTCGTATACGGATGATGTTTATTCGGTGAAACTTGGACAGACGGATTATTCCCAAACGAAGCCAAATGGACGCCATTCGGCCAACAATGATAAAGTGAAACGTTATATCGATTTTGCTTCAGAACATGGATTTGACCAGATATTGGTGGAAGGCTGGAATGAAGGTTGGGAAGACTGGTTTGGAAATTCGAAGGATTATGTCTTTGATTTCGTCACTCCGTATCCTGATTTTGACGTGAAAATGCTCAATGCGTATGCTAAGGAAAAAGGGGTGAAGCTGATGATGCATCACGAAACTTCTGCTTCTGTACGTAACTACGAACGTCATCTTGATAAAGCATATCAGTTTATGATAGATAACGGGTATAATGCAGTGAAGAGTGGATATGTAGGTAACATTATTCCTCGTGGAGAACATCATTACGGACAGTGGATGAATAATCATTATTTATATGCGGTAGAAAAAGCAGCCGAATATAAGATATGTGTAAATGCTCACGAAGCAACCCGTCCCACAGGATTATGCCGTACCTACCCGAATCTGATTGGTAACGAATCGGCTCGTGGCACGGAATATGAAGCTTTTGCAGGCAACAAACCGTTCCATACCACTTTGCTTCCTTTCACCCGTCTGATTGGCGGACCGATGGATTATACGCCGGGTATTTTTGATACCAAACTTTCTTTCCTGTCGGGCGATCACAGCTTTGTACGTACTACTTTGGCTAAACAATTAGCGCTTTATGTAACTATGTACAGTCCTTTGCAAATGGCAGCCGACCTTCCGGAAAGTTACGAACGCCACATGGATGCCTTTCAATTCATCAAAGAGGTAGCTGTTGATTGGGATGACAGCAAATATCTGGAAGCAGAACCGGGCGATTTTATCACGGTTGCCCGTAAAGCAAAAGGCACTGATAACTGGTTTGTAGGCGGCATTACCGATGAAAATCCCCGTACCTCTACTTTTGCACTTGATTTTCTCGAACCGGGAAAACAATATGTAGCCACTCTTTATGCTGACGGAAAAGATGCGGACTTTGAAAAGAATCCGACCTCTTATCAGATAAAAAAAGGATTGGTGACAAACAAGAATAAGATGTCTGTAAAGCTGGCACGCAGCGGAGGATTTGCGGTAAGTCTGATAGAAGCAACTCCCGCCGATTTGAAAACAATCAGGAAATGGAAATAAGATTCAGGTAAAAAGATTGTTTACGGATTCCTCGTTTTTTAATAAATATTAGTTGTGCTTCGCAAAGAAAACTAAAACTTTGCGGAGTACTTTTTTTATAGGACGAATTCTTTTTTGTACTTTTGCGCCATCTTTTTTAAAACATCATCAATAAAGAGAACAACATGGGAGGTTTTTTCGGAACAGTCTCGAAAACTAGTTGCGTGACTGATTTATTCTATGGCACAGATTATAACTCACATCTGGGTACCAAGCGAGGAGGACTCGCAACATACAGTGAGGAAAAAGGGTTTATCCGCTCTATTCACAATTTGGAAAGTACTTATTTCCGAACCAAATTTGAAGGAGAACTAGACAAATTTAAAGGAAACGCCGGCATCGGCATCATTAGCGACACAGACGCACAACCTATCATCATCAATTCTCATCTCGGGCGCTTCGCCATTGTCACAGTCGCTAAAATAGTCAATATCCAGGAATTGGAAGAAGAACTTCTCAGTCAAAACATGCACTTCGCCGAACTTAGTTCGAGCAATACCAATCAGACGGAGCTTATCGCATTACTTATTATACAAGGTAGAACCTTTGCTGAGGGTATCGAAAATGTGTTTAATCACATTAAAGGTTCTTGCTCTATGCTGCTCCTGACGGAAGATGGTAGCATTATCGCTGCCCGTGACCGTTGGGGACGTACTCCGGTAGTGATTGGAAAGAAAGACGGTGCTTATGCTGCGACGAGCGAATCGTCCAGCTTCCCGAATCTGGATTATGAGATTGAGCGATATTTAGGTCCCGGCGAGATTGTCCGCATGTATGACGATCACATCGACCAGCTTCGCAAACCCAATGAGGATATGCAAATTTGCTCGTTCCTGTGGGTGTACTACGGTTTCCCGACTTCTTGCTATGAAGGAAAGAATGTGGAAGAAGTGCGTTTCACCAGCGGATTGAAAATGGGGCAGACTGATGAATCGGAAGTAGACTGTGCCTGTGGTATTCCTGATTCGGGAGTGGGTATGGCTTTAGGATATGCCGAAGGAAAGGGAGTTCCCTATCATCGTGCTATCTCGAAATATACACCAACGTGGCCCCGCAGCTTTACTCCCAGCAATCAGGAGATGCGTTCGCTGGTAGCCAAGATGAAGCTGATTCCAAACCGTGCAATGTTGCAAAATAAACGTTTGTTGTTCTGTGACGATTCTATTGTGCGGGGAACTCAATTGCGTGATAACGTGAAGATTCTGTATGATTATGGAGCAAAGGAGGTACACATGCGTATCGCTTGTCCGCCATTGATTTACGCTTGTCCGTTTGTCGGTTTCTCGGCTTCCAAAAATGCATTGGAGTTGATAACCCGCCGCATTATCAAGGAACTGGAAGGTGATGAAAATAAGAATTTGGAGAAATATGCCACTACCGGTTCTCCGGAATACGAAAAGATGGTTAGTATTATTGCCGAGCGTTTCGGACTTAGTTCATTGAAGTTTAACACGCTGGAAACGTTGATTGAGGCTATCGGATTACCTAAATGCAAAGTATGTACACATTGTTTTGATGGCAGCAGCCACTTTTAAAGCAGTAAAATAGGATATTTAAATATCCGGATAAAAGTATACAATAAAAAAGAGCCGTGAATTGCTTTGTAATTCACGGCTCTTTTTTTACCTTTACGGCACTATAAACTATCAATTTGTAAATTGTAATTAGTAACTTGTAATTAAAACAATATGACTTTAGTAGACAGATTTTTAAAGTATGTAAGCTTCGATACACAATCTGATGAATCGACTGGGCTTACTCCAAGTACTCCGAAGCAGATGATTTTTGCTGAATACTTGAAAAAGGAGTTGGAATCTTTGGGATTGGAAGATATTGCTTTGGATGAGCATGGCTATCTTTTTGCTACACTTCCGGCCAATATAGATAAAGAAGTACCCACTATCGGATTTATTGCCCACATGGATACAAGTCCTGATATGAGTGGTAAAGATGTCACTCCGCGGATTGTGGAAAAGTATGATGGCTCGGATATTGTGCTTTGTGCTGAAGAGAATGTGATTCTTTCTCCATCGCAATTCCCGGAATTGTTGGATCATAAGGGGGAAGACTTGATTGTAACCAACGGAAAGACGTTGCTCGGTGCCGATGACAAAGCCGGTATTGCGGAAATTGTATCTGCGGTGGTTTATCTGAAGGAACATCCTGAAATCAAGCACGGTAAAATCCGTATTGGTTTTAATCCTGACGAAGAAATCGGTGAAGGTGCTCATAAATTCGATGTAGAGAAATTCGGTTGCGAATGGGGATATACGATGGATGGAGGTGAAGTAGGGGAGTTGGAATTTGAAAACTTTAATGCCGCTGCCGCAAAAGTAACCTTTAAAGGACGTAATGTGCATCCGGGATATGCCAAGAATAAGATGATTAACTCTATCTATCTTGCCAATCAGTTTATCATGATGCTTCCCTCACAGGAAAGGCCGGAACATACGACCGGCTATGAAGGATTTTATCATTTGATCGGTATTCAGGGGGATGTGGAGCAAAGTACTGTGTCTTATATCATCCGCGATCATGACCGTGCAAAATTTGAGAACCGCAAAAAAGAGATGGAACGTCTGGTAGCTCAAATGAACGCTGAACATGGAGCTGGTACAGTGACGCTCGAACTGCGCGACCAGTATTATAATATGCGTGAGAAAATAGAACCGGTAATGCATATCATTGATACTGCTTTCGCAGCTATGGAAGCTGTTGGTGTAAAGCCGAACGTAAAACCGATTCGTGGAGGTACGGATGGTGCGCAGCTTTCTTTCAAAGGATTGCCTTGTCCGAATATCTTTGCCGGTGGTCTGAATTTCCACGGACGTTATGAATTCGTGCCTATCCAGAACATGGAAAAAGCCATGAAGGTTATCGTGAAAATAGCTGAACTGGTAGCTTCCAAATAAAAAGTAGTAAGCACCAGTAATACTTAAAATTTAATATTTGATTAATCTTAATACTTTAAAATAATGAAAACCACTCCGTTTACAGAGAAACATATCATACTCGGTGCTAAAATGCACGAGTTTGCAGGTTATAATATGCCTATTGAGTACTCTGGTATCATTGATGAACACCTGACTGTTTGTCAAAGTGTCGGTGTATTTGATGTGTCGCACATGGGAGAATTTTGGGTGAAAGGTCCACATGCATTAGCCTTTCTGCAGAAAATAACTTCCAATAATGTGGCGGCACTGGCTCCGGGAAAAATACAATATACTTGTTTTCCAAATGAAGAGGGAGGTATTGTAGATGATTTGCTGGTATATCAGTATGAACCGGAAAAATACATGCTGGTAGTTAACGCTGCCAATATGGAAAAAGACTGGAACTGGTGTGTTTCTCACAATACGGAGGGAGCTGAGTTGGAAAACTCTTCGGACAACATAGCTCAACTCGCTATACAGGGTCCGAAGGCTATTCTGGCTCTGCAAAAGTTGACGGACATTGATCTTGCTTCTATTCCATATTATACATTTAAAGTTGGAACGTTTGCAGGTGAAGAGAACGTGATAATCTCCAATACGGGGTATACCGGTGCGGGCGGCTTCGAACTCTATTTCTATCCGTCTGCTGCTGATAATATATGGAAAGCCGTTTTTGAAGCTGGTGAGGAATTCGGTATTAAACCTATCGGTTTGGGAGCTCGTGATACACTTCGATTGGAAATGGGCTTCTGTTTGTATGGTAATGACTTGGATGATACTACTTCTCCGATAGAAGCCGGCCTGGGCTGGATTACTAAGTTTGTGGAAGGTAAGGATTTTATCAACCGTCCGCTGCTGGAAAAGCAGAAAACGGAAGGTGTTACCCGTAAATTGGTTGGTTTTGAAATGATTGACCGCGGGATTCCCCGCCACGGTTATGAATTGGTGAATGCTGAAGGCGAGCAAGTGGGAGTGGTTACTTCCGGTACAATGTCGCCTACTCGTAAGATTGGTATCGGTATGGGATATGTAAAGCCGGAATATAGTAAGGTGGGCACAGAAATCTGTATTGATATGCGTGGCCGAAAATTGAAAGCCGTGGTAGTGAAGCCTCCTTTTAGAAAATAAGAAATAAGCTTGTTGTTGTGTATAGCCCCGGATAAGTCTCGACTCTATCCGGGGCTAACTTATTTTATGGTGGTTATTGTAAAACATATCTATAGATATGTTGTTTATTCCATAGAAATAATATAATTTTGTCATCAAATACGATGAAATAATGTCTCAATTACCTACTCTTATAGCTGACCTTGCACTGATATTGATCTGTGCCGGTGTTATGACTTTGTTGTTTAAGAAGTTGAAGCAACCTCTGGTCTTGGGATATGTAGTTGCCGGATTCCTGGCAAGTCCGCATATGCCGTATACTCCTTCAGTGATGGATACTGCCAATATTAAGACATGGGCAGATATTGGTGTCATTTTCTTACTGTTTGCTCTTGGTTTGGAATTTAGTTTTAAGAAGATTGTCAAGGTGGGTGGTTCTGCCGTCATAGCTGCCTGTACCATCATTTTTTGTATGATTTTGTTGGGTATAGGGGTCGGTATGGGCTTTGGCTGGCACCGGATGGACAGTCTGTTTTTGGGTGGTATGATTGCGATGTCGTCTACTACTATTATTTATAAAGCTTTTGATGATTTGGGATTAAGGAAGAAGCAGTTTACGGGATTGGTGTTAAGCATTTTGATTTTGGAAGATATTTTAGCCATTGTATTAATGGTAATGCTTTCCACTATGGCGGTCAGCCATAATTTTGAAGGGACCGAAATGTTGGAAAGTATCGGTAAATTATTGTTTTTCCTTATCCTGTGGTTTGTTGTCGGCATTTATCTGATTCCTGAATTCTTAAAGCGCTGCCGGAAATTGATGGGAGAGGAGACTTTGCTTATTGTGTCGTTGGCACTTTGCTTTGGTATGGTAGTGATGGCAGCTCATACAGGTTTCTCTGCTGCATTTGGTGCATTTATTATGGGCTCTATTTTGGCGGAAACGATTGAAGCGGAATCCATAGATCGGCTGGTGAAGCCTGTTAAGGATCTTTTCGGAGCTATCTTTTTCGTATCGGTCGGCATGATGGTAGAGCCGGCAATGATTGTAGAATATGCTATTCCTATTATAGTAATTACTTTGGCTGTCATTTTGGGGCAGTCAGTTTTTGGAACTTTTGGTGTTATACTCTCCGGGAAACCGTTAAAGACAGCTATGCAATGTGGCTTTAGTTTAACGCAGATTGGTGAATTTGCATTTATTATTGCTTCTTTGGGAGTCTCCTTGCATGTAACGAGTGATTTTCTGTATCCGATAGTAGTAGCAGTCTCTGTCATTACTACTTTCCTGACTCCTTATATGATTCGTCTTGCCGAGCCGGCTTCTACTTTTGTAGATGCGCATCTTCCGGAATCATGGAAAAAAATGATGATGCGTTACTCCTCCGGTTCGCAAACTGCACTTAATCACGAGAATTTGTGGAAGAAGCTAATCTTGTCAATGGCACGTATTACAATCGTTTATTCAATTGTCAGTATATCGATTGTTGCACTCTCTTTTCGTTTTGTCGTGCCATTCTTTAAAGAGAATCTGCCTCACTTCTGGGCATCGTTATTAGGAGCAGTATTTATCATTCTGTGTATCGCTCCTTTCTTGCGTGCCATTATGGTGAAGAAAAACCATTCGGTCGAATTTATGACTTTATGGCATGATAGTCGTGCCAACCGTGCGCCGCTGGTATCAACAATCGTGATTCGTATTATGATAGCAGCACTTTTTGTCATCTTTGTTATTTCCGGATTATTTAAGGCGTCTATTGGGTTGATTATTGGCGTGGCCGTACTTGTTGTTTTGCTGATGGTATGGTCTCGCCGCCTGAAGAGGCAATCGATATTGATTGAACGTCGCTTTTTTCAGAATCTTCGTTCCAGAGATGTACGTGCAGAGTATTTGGGAGAGAAAAAACCGGAATATGCCGGGCGTTTGTTGTCACATGATTTACATCTTGCTGATATGGAAATTCCGGGTGAATCCT
The Bacteroides luhongzhouii DNA segment above includes these coding regions:
- a CDS encoding ISAon1 family transposase, giving the protein MESTPESIRSIGAHYGVNGSNLSRQYKEIFSGYRQWKQLCHADGYVLYPQNIGPNLAIDESSLSCGELYTFVTNRDAHGGKGALVAAIRGTRAETVIAVLEKISSARRKTVREITLDLSSSMMLIARRSFPKAIVTNDRFHVHKLYYDAIDELRISLRWMARDIENEEIARCRREGIPYVPYRYANGDTRKQLLARAKYILTKHASKWTKSQQWRADIIFEFYPELKHAYDLAMDLTRIFNQKVDKDTARLNLARWYDKVEKMAGGQFRTVTETFRNHYDTILNYFVNRSTNAGAESFNAKVKAFRSQFRGVTDIPFFLFRLSKLCA
- the eno gene encoding phosphopyruvate hydratase, producing MKIEKIVAREILDSRGNPTVEVDVVLESGITGRASVPSGASTGEHEALELRDGDKKRYGGKGVQKAVDNVNKIIAPKLVGMSSLNQRGIDYTMLALDGTKTKSNLGANAILGVSLAVAKAAANYLDLPLYRYIGGTNTYVMPVPMMNIINGGSHSDAPIAFQEFMIRPVGAPSFREGLRMGAEVFHALKKVLKDRGLSTAVGDEGGFAPNLEGTEDALNSILAAIKAAGYEPGKDVMIGMDCASSEFYHDGIYDYTKFEGEKGKKRTAEEQINYLEELINKFPIDSIEDGMSENDWEGWKKLTERIGNRCQLVGDDLFVTNVDFLAMGIEKGCANSILIKVNQIGSLTETLNAIEMAHRHGYTTVTSHRSGETEDATIADIAVATNSGQIKTGSLSRSDRMAKYNQLLRIEEELGDLAVYGYKRIK
- a CDS encoding pentapeptide repeat-containing protein translates to MMKRNPIKPVRVVPPMMEEQEVSTTPLREWLDREETVSHLLFCKGKEEGIDKSYKSFKNCTFQNQTFSECKFRSSQLTDVRFENCDLSNISFAESSLYRVEFISCKLLGTNLSETTMNHVLLHDCNAGYINLAMSKMNQVRFAHSLLRNGTLNDCRFSSVAFDGCDLVEADFSHASLRGIDLRTSRISGITLNISDLKGAIITSLQAMDLLPLLGVIIED
- the crcB gene encoding fluoride efflux transporter CrcB — encoded protein: MSKEIIYIFIGGGTGSALRYLIQLLMHERIVPYHFPWATFTVNLLGSFLIGLFYALSERFHLPLEARLFLTTGICGGFTTFSTFSNDGVALLKGEFYGAFILYTLISIGIGLAAVVAGGYVGKA
- a CDS encoding M23 family metallopeptidase, with the translated sequence MTQHLKFISLLIFTLSASYTSAQSIRKLMERPYGIIESKWEKDAQGATELNYYNEDYCDYYLYRANDRSYNLSHGKNTVFKIEKNAQVDNPFKSASSYMFYRGRFPKDFNIQTAYALPVKDNQKTAWKTDPREPFKTLNFHIKQGDTIYATRSGIACKTTNPRQLLIYHPDQTFAAYLVMSENFIEPGEEIQVGQAIGKAGPTGASISFFFLDENKFKGGLSSGYPYSHFVPVFRTSEGDVKPEEKTIYQAVIDHALIMQDMNKRDKKKYMKQHNLK
- a CDS encoding glycoside hydrolase family 97 protein; protein product: MKNMKIGTAIGLCLLLSFFFGTSAKAESITSPDGQLKLNFSVNTQGEPVYELSYKGKEVIKPSKLGLELKNDSGLMNGFTLIDTKTATFDETWQPVWGEVKSIRNHYNEMAVTLNQKAQERNLIICFRLYNDGLGFRYEFPQQKNLNYFVIKEEHSQFAMAGDHTAFWIPGDYDTQEYDYTESKLSEIRGLLQGAITGNASQTPFSPTGVQTSLQMKTADGLYINLHEAALIDYSCMHLNLDDQNLIFESWLTPDAKGDKGYMQTPCHSPWRTVIVSDDARDILASKLTLNLNEPCAYEDVSWIKPVKYIGVWWEMITGKGSWSYTDDVYSVKLGQTDYSQTKPNGRHSANNDKVKRYIDFASEHGFDQILVEGWNEGWEDWFGNSKDYVFDFVTPYPDFDVKMLNAYAKEKGVKLMMHHETSASVRNYERHLDKAYQFMIDNGYNAVKSGYVGNIIPRGEHHYGQWMNNHYLYAVEKAAEYKICVNAHEATRPTGLCRTYPNLIGNESARGTEYEAFAGNKPFHTTLLPFTRLIGGPMDYTPGIFDTKLSFLSGDHSFVRTTLAKQLALYVTMYSPLQMAADLPESYERHMDAFQFIKEVAVDWDDSKYLEAEPGDFITVARKAKGTDNWFVGGITDENPRTSTFALDFLEPGKQYVATLYADGKDADFEKNPTSYQIKKGLVTNKNKMSVKLARSGGFAVSLIEATPADLKTIRKWK